Proteins found in one Siniperca chuatsi isolate FFG_IHB_CAS linkage group LG22, ASM2008510v1, whole genome shotgun sequence genomic segment:
- the arhgef15b gene encoding rho guanine nucleotide exchange factor 15, whose protein sequence is MSVQEASQRPTSPSPLKPEAKLRPEIPPKPSSQTSSPPPGDRGSSTSLPGGKVKSIVDKFRKQESKQNEPEEQPTNGTAKFTARKRFKRPPTIKPKPSRASVQLQTGGEQVPPLPLKRSRILQKQKESVGGEEVDGISVEGGRSAPDGKEVDIQVIGGGEAEAEHSPHTPLSPSCDPSCSCVCHIQWPGMKLIWVPVDVDDGGEEDGDGDEDEANLDKQRVEDGEDGVDWEDCEGEEVESAENEVDRTSEVDESEVLKQEKSKFHQCLDVLIADGHRRLSDPGPHSVLASLTVTRSQSPPVPPKHAQAPQIHHRPTQDEEENIYEITLPVVYPTPKTTPVCKELDIPLIKVRKPARKSKLSYSSSDPTSEFQKNTEPISSPGSVPPAIPPRMPVNQDSRSLTSVHQVGIPLPQPTLEEWRALRPSSPSCIAGRGLSPQRAITSPSTSPHRPPPPPPKTDPRRLSSASLQSLTTKNEGGEDGENEGEKENTVEELRPVRRDSSFSWESRLQDEPLYQTYRATVITKEIRRQTVCRNISKTSVDYAMDWTARCSGTGTGTGTGAGTATGNGAPRSTSVPTPCQSTLWQDLPAVREGGVLEQLTSEQCKYQESMFEVLTSEASYLRSLRVLTEHFLDSRELEEALIIRDKKTLFSNILRVREVSERFLKDLEDRIFTVLVFPDICDIIHYHAQHNFPAYIDYVRNQIYQEKTYTVLMKNNVQFATVITRLQESPKCQRLPFMSFLLLPFQRITRIKMLIENILKRTKEKTKEEQMASKALASVSKIIDECNTEVGKMRQVEELIHVSQTLEFDKLKAIPIISQTRFLEKKGELQEMSKGGTLFNMRAKFIPVYFFLFNDLLIITAKKGAERFVVLDHAHRSLVQVQPIDEGGSSVGPYEHCFNLTLLENHQGRMMERLIKAPSQSDMHRWMAAFPNPTNQDRDEDEVIYEDWDCPQVQCVEQYIAQQADELTLEPTEIINVIRKTEGCYEGIRLSDGQKGWFPVGNVIEITNEHVRRRNLRERYRVMQAASMVANSKTNTIC, encoded by the exons ATGTCTGTCCAGGAAGCATCCCAACGGCCCACGTCGCCTTCACCCCTCAAACCTGAGGCCAAACTAAGACCGGAGATCCCTCCAAAACCGTCCTCACAAACCAGCTCCCCTCCTCCGGGAGACAGAGGCAGCAGTACGAGCCTTCCTGGAGGGAAGGTCAAGAGCATTGTGGACAAGTTTAGAAAACAGGAGTCTAAGCAGAATGAACCGGAGGAACAACCCACCAATGGTACTGCAAAATTCACGGCAAGGAAACGGTTCAAAAGGCCGCCTACCATAAAGCCTAAACCAAGCCGCGCCAGTGTGCAGCTTCAGACAGGGGGAGAGCAGGTGCCTCCGCTGCCTCTGAAGAGGAGCCGCATCCTGCAGAAGCAGAAAGAGagtgtgggaggagaggaggtggacGGCATCAGTGTGGAAGGAGGTCGATCAG CGCCTGATGGAAAAGAGGTGGACATTCAGGTGATTGGGGGAGGTGAAGCGGAGGCGGAGCACAGTCCACACACGCCTCTCAGTCCCAGCTGCGACCcaagctgcagctgtgtgtgccACATCCAGTGGCCGGGCATGAAACTAATATGGGTGCCCGTGGACGTGGATGATGGTGGGGAGGAGGATGGAGATGGAGACGAGGATGAGGCTAATTTGGACAAGCAGAGGGTGGAGGATGGGGAGGATGGGGTGGATTGGGAGGATTGTGAGGGTGAGGAGGTAGAGAGTGCAGAGAATGAGGTGGACAGGACTTccgaggttgatgagagtgaaGTGTTGAAACAAGAAAAGTCAAAGTTCCACCAATGTTTGGATGTTTTAATCGCTGATGGTCACAGGAGACTATCGGACCCGGGCCCTCACTCTGTTCTCGCCTCCCTTACTGTCACTCGCTCTCAGTCTCCCCCTGTTCCCCCAAAGCATGCTCAGGCACCACAAATCCACCACAGACCCACCCAAGACGAAGAAGAGAATATTTACGAGATCACACTTCCAGTGGTTTACCCCACTCCTAAGACCACACCTGTGTGTAAGGAACTGGATATCCCTCTAATCAAAGTGCGCAAACCAGCCCGTAAGTCTAAACTGTCCTACAGCTCCTCAGACCCGACGTCCGAGTTTCAGAAGAACACAGAACCCATCTCAAGCCCAGGCAGCGTGCCGCCAGCCATCCCGCCGAGGATGCCTGTGAATCAGGACAGCCGCAGCCTCACGTCGGTGCACCAGGTTGGCATTCCTCTCCCCCAGCCCACGCTGGAGGAGTGGCGCGCCTTGCGGCCCTCTTCCCCCAGCTGCATCGCTGGAAGAGGGCTGAGCCCCCAGCGGGCCATCACTTCACCCTCAACCAGTCCTCACAGacccccacctccaccaccaaaGACAGATCCCAGGAGGCTCAGCAGTGCCTCACTGCAATCCCTCACAACCAAAAACG AAGgaggggaggatggagagaatgaaggagagaaagagaacacaGTGGAAGAACT GCGCCCAGTCAGGAGGGACTCCTCGTTCAGCTGGGAGTCCCGGCTGCAGGATG AGCCTCTGTACCAGACGTACCGTGCCACTGTCATCACCAAGGAGATCCGCCGCCAGACAGTTTGCCGTAACATCAGTAAAACTAGCGTGGACTACGCTATGGACTGGACAGCCCGTTGCTCTGGGACTGGAACTGGTACTGGAACTGGGGCTGGTACTGCGACTGGAAATGGAGCACCCAGGAGCACCTCTGTACCCACACCATGCCAGAGCACCCTGTGGCAGGACCTCCCAGCTGTTCGGGAGGGAGGGGTACTGGAGCAGCTCACCTCTGAGCAGTGCAAGTACCAGGAG AGTATGTTTGAGGTTTTGACATCTGAGGCCTCTTATCTTCGATCGCTGCGAGTTCTGACCGAACACTTCCTGGACAGCCGGGAGCTGGAGGAGGCGTTGATCATCAGAGACAAAAAAACCCTCTTCTCCAACATCCTGAGGGTCCGAGAGGTCAGCGAGAG GTTCTTGAAAGACCTAGAGGACCGCATATTCACGGTCCTTGTCTTCCCTGACATCTGTGACATAATTCACTACCACGCCCAGCACAACTTCCCTGCCTACATCGACTACGTCCGCAACCAGATCTACCAGGAAAAGACCTACACCGTGCTCAT GAAGAACAACGTGCAGTTTGCTACGGTCATCACTCGTCTCCAAGAGTCACCTAAATGCCAACGGCTGCCCTTCATGTCCTTCTTGCTGCTGCCCTTCCAGCGAATAACACGCATCAAAATGCTCATTGAG AACATCCTGAAGAGAACAAAGGAGAAGACGAAAGAGGAGCAGATGGCCTCCAAGGCTTTGGCTTCGGTGTCGAAG ATCATTGACGAGTGTAACACAGAGGTGGGAAAGATGAGACAAGTGGAGGAGTTGATCCATGTGTCTCAAACACTAGAGTTTGACAAGCTCAAG GCCATCCCGATCATCTCCCAGACACGATTCTTGGAGAAGAAGGGAGAGCTGCAGGAAATGTCCAAAGGGGGAACTCTCTTCAACATGAGGGCAAAGTTCATCCCCGTCTACTTCTTCCTCTTCAATGATCTGCTCATTATCACTGCCAAGAAAGG CGCGGAGCGTTTTGTGGTACTCGACCACGCCCATCGCTCTCTGGTGCAGGTGCAGCCAATAGATGAAGGTGGGAGCAGCGTCGGCCCCTACGAGCACTGCTTCAACCTCACCCTGCTGGAAAACCACCAGGGACGCATGATGGAGAGGCTGATCAAAGCTCCCTCGCA GTCAGATATGCACAGGTGGATGGCAGCTTTCCCCAACCCCACCAACCAAGACAGAGATGAAGATGAAGTGATTTATGAGGACTGGG ATTGTCCTCAGGTGCAGTGTGTGGAGCAGTACATTGCCCAGCAGGCAGACGAGCTCACCCTGGAGCCCACTGAGATCATCAACGTCATCCGCAAAACCGAGG GCTGTTATGAAGGAATCCGCCTGTCCGACGGTCAAAAGGGCTGGTTCCCCGTGGGCAACGTCATAGAGATCACCAATGAGCATGTGAGGCGGCGAAACCTCAGAGAGCGCTACAGAGTCATGCAGGCTGCGAGCATGGTCGCCAACAGCAAGACCAACACCATATGTTAG
- the LOC122870422 gene encoding uncharacterized protein LOC122870422 isoform X2 encodes MSYNEGHCVRSRQPVLPPFSNRTLHHPSLLPLYMAAHPHADCNNQTVHPIIPAEFFYTDPTMSCGRRIPNIVSQLRVFDCFQLNTPPPVMSACLAPPTRPDPFRSGPHPTRDLGSPTLTINTLHPPVQPSQVILQLTQEEDQAITNLLKLHHQEPIQRVETLTAPQMDLNPIPFLSHPEPMEVYKPFCSDVQHPRGASLQDQLQQGRCWSDRELEAANTLSSHFSLMEKEKIRGQNHNKSAATLPDPLPYRRHEDSSINTETQQGSETLPALITTDRTQNDIGYISFTCVSEHGEPGCGDLGFVEGRSADDVHLPIGEEYLASSLPPRLPSRSSEAESRSSVSGDFSEVKERTLSDCEGDAVHVLLSLGDMGALAIVQ; translated from the exons ATGAGCTACAATGAAGGACATTGTGTC AGGTCCAGGCAGCCAGTCCTGCCTCCTTTCTCCAACAGGACCCTGCACcacccctctctccttcctctctacATGGCTGCACACCCTCACGCGGACTGCAACAACCAAACAG TCCATCCCATCATCCCAGCAGAGTTTTTCTACACCGACCCCACCATGAGCTGTGGGAGGAGGATCCCCAACATAGTGAGCCAGTTGAGG GTCTTTGATTGCTTCCAGCTCAACACTCCGCCACCAGTTATGTCGGCCTGCCTGGCCCCACCAACACGCCCAGACCCATTTAGATCTGGACCACACCCCACCAGGGATCTGGGCAGCCCCACCTTGACAATAAATACCCTCCACCCTCCGGTGCAGCCGAGTCAGGTCATCCTCCAGCTTACCCAGGAGGAGGACCAGGCCATTACTAACCTCCTGAAACTGCACCACCAAGAGCCTATACAGAGGGTTGAGACCCTTACTGCTCCACAAATGGACTTGAACCCCATCCCGTTCCTTAGTCACCCTGAACCTATGGAAGTATACAAGCCCTTTTGTAGTGATGTGCAGCATCCGAGGGGGGCCAGTTTGCAAgatcagctgcagcagggaAGATGTTGGTCAGATAGGGAGCTTGAGGCAGCTAACACCCTCTCGAGTCACTTTAGTCTGATGGAGAAGGAAAAAATCCGGGGCCAAAACCACAATAAATCAGCAGCAACACTCCCTGATCCTCTGCCATACAGGCGTCATGAGGATTCATCAATAAACACTGAAACCCAACAAGGATCTGAGACTTTGCCTGCATTAATAACTACTGATCGTACCCAAAACGACATTGGCTACATCAGCTTTACTTGTGTCAGTGAACATGGAGAGCCAGGCTGCGGGGATTTAGGGTTTGTGGAGGGAAGGAGTGCTGATGATGTTCACCTGCCAATTGGTGAGGAATACTTGGCATCGTCTTTACCCCCGAGGCTGCCTTCACGGTCCTCAGAGGCAGAGAGCAGATCGAGTGTCTCTGGAGATTTTTCAGAGGTGAAGGAACGGACGCTCTCAGACTGTGAGGGAGATGCTGTGCATGTGCTCCTGAGCCTCGGAGACATGGGAGCGCTGGCTATCGTGCAGTGA
- the LOC122870422 gene encoding uncharacterized protein LOC122870422 isoform X1, which translates to MSFHIPHVSPQRSRQPVLPPFSNRTLHHPSLLPLYMAAHPHADCNNQTVHPIIPAEFFYTDPTMSCGRRIPNIVSQLRVFDCFQLNTPPPVMSACLAPPTRPDPFRSGPHPTRDLGSPTLTINTLHPPVQPSQVILQLTQEEDQAITNLLKLHHQEPIQRVETLTAPQMDLNPIPFLSHPEPMEVYKPFCSDVQHPRGASLQDQLQQGRCWSDRELEAANTLSSHFSLMEKEKIRGQNHNKSAATLPDPLPYRRHEDSSINTETQQGSETLPALITTDRTQNDIGYISFTCVSEHGEPGCGDLGFVEGRSADDVHLPIGEEYLASSLPPRLPSRSSEAESRSSVSGDFSEVKERTLSDCEGDAVHVLLSLGDMGALAIVQ; encoded by the exons ATGAGCTTCCATATCCCCCATGTTTCTCCTCAGAGGTCCAGGCAGCCAGTCCTGCCTCCTTTCTCCAACAGGACCCTGCACcacccctctctccttcctctctacATGGCTGCACACCCTCACGCGGACTGCAACAACCAAACAG TCCATCCCATCATCCCAGCAGAGTTTTTCTACACCGACCCCACCATGAGCTGTGGGAGGAGGATCCCCAACATAGTGAGCCAGTTGAGG GTCTTTGATTGCTTCCAGCTCAACACTCCGCCACCAGTTATGTCGGCCTGCCTGGCCCCACCAACACGCCCAGACCCATTTAGATCTGGACCACACCCCACCAGGGATCTGGGCAGCCCCACCTTGACAATAAATACCCTCCACCCTCCGGTGCAGCCGAGTCAGGTCATCCTCCAGCTTACCCAGGAGGAGGACCAGGCCATTACTAACCTCCTGAAACTGCACCACCAAGAGCCTATACAGAGGGTTGAGACCCTTACTGCTCCACAAATGGACTTGAACCCCATCCCGTTCCTTAGTCACCCTGAACCTATGGAAGTATACAAGCCCTTTTGTAGTGATGTGCAGCATCCGAGGGGGGCCAGTTTGCAAgatcagctgcagcagggaAGATGTTGGTCAGATAGGGAGCTTGAGGCAGCTAACACCCTCTCGAGTCACTTTAGTCTGATGGAGAAGGAAAAAATCCGGGGCCAAAACCACAATAAATCAGCAGCAACACTCCCTGATCCTCTGCCATACAGGCGTCATGAGGATTCATCAATAAACACTGAAACCCAACAAGGATCTGAGACTTTGCCTGCATTAATAACTACTGATCGTACCCAAAACGACATTGGCTACATCAGCTTTACTTGTGTCAGTGAACATGGAGAGCCAGGCTGCGGGGATTTAGGGTTTGTGGAGGGAAGGAGTGCTGATGATGTTCACCTGCCAATTGGTGAGGAATACTTGGCATCGTCTTTACCCCCGAGGCTGCCTTCACGGTCCTCAGAGGCAGAGAGCAGATCGAGTGTCTCTGGAGATTTTTCAGAGGTGAAGGAACGGACGCTCTCAGACTGTGAGGGAGATGCTGTGCATGTGCTCCTGAGCCTCGGAGACATGGGAGCGCTGGCTATCGTGCAGTGA